AAGTCTGAAAATCACTAATGGCCATAAACAAGAAGGTATAAGCAAAGTAAGGGTTATGTCACACTTTATCGTCCTTCTGACCTGTTCTAAATAGAGAATATGGGGTTAGACAGATATTTTGTGCAAGGTAACTCTACCTTCTTTGAAAATCCCAGCAAAGTGTCCCTACTGCCTAGATGAAATACTGGCtgatgcaaaataaaagggggTTTAAGTCAGGCCATGCATTGCAGCATTGACTCCCAATGTGAACTCCAGTCCTGTAAACACCGTGCATACCTCGAAATCAAGAGCAAGATTgccaaagacaaaaatgttccCAGTTCCTACCAAGATTTAAGCTaacttttctctgcagaaaccaTAAAAGTTCTGAGCTTTCCTTGTAGATGTAGAGAAAAGGAATACCAAATGGACAGATGGCCAGAAAAATTAGCAGCTGTATTTCCCACCACACTAGATTCACCCACAGGGTCTCCTTCAGCATCCACCAGCACGGAGGCGGATTGCTGCAGGAATCCGTGCCTCTGTGGGATGAGAGAAGTGTTGTGTGTAATGCGCTACATCTTTAATTAGCAAAGGGTTTGCACTGAATCTTTGAAAGGAACAAGAAACTTATTATTAGCActtgttttattattactgttaattaaaataacGAGGAACATCATTCCCATGTGCAAGGTACATGATTGCAGGTGCAAGGAATGAACATCAGGTCAGAGACGTGCAGCTCTGACTGTGCACAGAGGCGCTGCATGGTGCCGCCAACGGTCCCTGTCCCCCCAGACCCCCAGGTACCCCTCTGCCAGTGCCAAACCCATCCCGTGCCAAACGGGAGGTTGAAACAAAGCCAGACTGGAGGCTCCAGGCTGAGTTTGAGTCTGCCTGAAAGCGttttgggggaaggggagatAAAATCTCCTATCTTAATTCTTTCTAAGCAGTCCAAGTTCTCACCTACGCTCTTGGCTAAGCTGAAGCGCTGCAGGTTGTGTCATTCCTTCAAGGAGACTTAGGAAGAACTTGAGGAATAGAGACAGCAAATCTCTCCTGAGCTGGAGTTTTGTTATCTCAGCAGACACATCTGGGAAGTGAAGCAGGAAAGCGGATTGCACAAATTCAGCAGTAAATTGTCCCCACCTTCCCCCTGCCACGAaggccacagcagcagcaacgcCTGTGCTGAGGGCAACCTCTGCAGAGGACATTTTCCGGATGGTGCCTCCATCAAGTCAGCAGGAGAGGAGTGGGCGAGAAACAGACTGCAAAAAGCATGATAAACCCAAGGCAAATACTAGAAAAGTAAgatgcggggggggggggggggggggggggggggggtgggggggtggggggggagcaACAAGCACTGGGGTCCTACACAACCCTTCTGGCTGTGTCGTGGATGCATACGGTGGTGCTGCGATGTGAGACTCTGCAAGCATGCCAATGTGAGGGTCCTGCACACCCTGGTCTCCCATCAGTTGTAGCATCCCCCGTAGCACCTCTCAGAGCATACCTCACAGCTCCGGCATGCCCCACACACCTCACAGCTGCTCACCAGCTCCCTGACAGAGCAAGAAGACCTGCTTCCCCTGCACGGTGCTGGCTCAGAGCAGACTGAGCGGCGGTAGCTGTAGTGCCGAAAGTCGTGGCCACCCTGGCATGAGTCTGTGCCACTGGCGCAGCCGGGGCCATAGGCATAGCGGAGGGGGGTGCGCCGGGTGTCCAGCCAGGAGCCTGCCGGGTCATACCAGGTTGAGTTCAAGTTGAAGAAGGATTCCCTCCCAGAAGAGCATGCCATTTTGGGTGGTGGAGTACACTTAAAGGAAAGGAAGCTCGGTGTTGGAAGCAAGACAATGTCAtcttatgcattttttttatgtacttaGTGCACTTCAAGATAAGCAGAGCCAACCAGAAATAGAGGATTTACCTACAGCaaatttggatttctttttcccacctGTTTCATCATTGTCTATAAGGTATTTGCTGGATGACATACTAGatactgtaatatttttccaGCAAGTGAGATATTTATTCCAAAAACCTAATTTTAATTGTTACTTTCAATAATTAGATATCATTTatcaatgaaagaaataaatattccaTAGAAAGTATCTCTCTCTTGCACTATTTACAATAAACAAGCCGTTTGCTTTTAGGTAGAGCCAAGTCAAGTGGGTAAACACAGAGCCACAGTCTACAAATAAGTTTCCATAAATGTTCCAGATCATCAGTTAAATCACATACCTCAGCCAACAACAGGGAAGCAGTAAGAGAAGTAAAGTCAAACTGAAGGGAATGGCCTGAAACAGGGGAACTTTATAGAGCAGGAGGCTTCAGCAGTGAGGCATTCCTGCAGAGTGGGGGCTTTGCCCTCCCCTGACCACAGCCGCTTTTATTTGCTGCCCTTGATTCCTGATATTTACATCTGTCACACTTTTTTTATCATATTCTCTGTTTATGTAACAGCAGATTTACTCCCATACTTAATCAAAGATTTCTAAGGGCACTGCCTAACTACAGCCTAAATAAAACTTTGCAGCAATGTATTTATAGGCTTATCCTATACATTGTGATACTGAAGTACAGATGTGAATGGACCTGTTTGAGGGATCCCAGTGACTCAGTAGAGCATCACCCAAAATCAATTGTGCCTGATGTCTAATCCACAATTCCATCCCAGTGTTGACACATTCTTGCCTTTTATGGGACAAGAAAATGTAATTGATAGGTTGGATGGGCATGACCTGTACGTAGACACGGAAAGACTGAAGTTCATCCATGATTCACAGGAGAATCCAGGCTCAGAAGCATCCACCTCTACTGTATTacactggtttattttttcttgagcTACAGCCATGTCTAATGCATATTTCCGTGAGAGCTGCAGCGATGCCACGGATGAGTATTGAAAGCAGCAGTATTAGCACTCTGTCCCAGCTAATAGTCCAACTATCATCTTCAACATCATTGTCAAATTAAAGATATTAAACCTTGATCTGGGGGCAGCACATGGCCCACCTCACAACCTCAACTACTAAAAATTTCCAGAAAGTAAACTAAAgacaggttttatttaaaatgttggggaaaaaaattagaagtacataaaagaaggagagaggaaaatagGAACAGCAGATTAAACCTCTAGGAATGTGAGCAGGACTTAGGCTGGTGGGTTCACCTCAAAGCACTCTGCTCCAGGATTTGGTACCGCTGCCATCGACACCATATTGCAGAATCAGAATAAAACAACATCTATAAAAGATATATcgggtttgcatggcaaggttttgtagcaggggggctacaggggtgcCTTATGTGAGCCCCCATGTCTGACAGAGCcgatgccagccagctccaagatggacctgaTGGTGGCCAAAGCTGAGTCCATCAGTGATGGCTGGTAatgcctctgggataacatatttaacaaggggctaaaaaaaacccaactgtgcAACTGCAGTTGGAGAAAGGAGTGAGagtgtgagagcaacaacttttcagacacccaggtcagggcaggaggaagcagggggagatccaggcaccagagcagagattccccagcagcccgtggtgaaggctatggtgaggcaggctgtccctcCACAGTCCACGGAGATCCACGGTGGAGCAGATGCCCACCTGCAGGCCAGGACACATCATGCAGACAGGTTGAAACTGTCAGTGCAGGACATCTTTAGGGTAATGCTAAATCTCTCATTAAAATATCCGGTACTATTGGGCAATTCAGCTGGAGTATTCTGGCCCTAAACGTAACCTGCATGACTTAACACTAgtaatcatttttctttctcatggaGGTGCGATCACGTTTAGCTCTTGGTCCATGTGACATCCTGGCGCAACTTGAGGATTTGGTACTTCTGAATGACAAACATCTCTTCCGCTTGATACTTGTTGTCCGTGACCAGATCCATTAGTTTCTTCAGTATTGGCGTCACTTTGTGTGAAATACCTTCCAATCTCTTTCATAGGGAGGTGAAGGAATTAGAGTGCTATTAATAACCCATGGGACAATTATACTGCTAAAAGCACAGTGCATCAAAGGGAAAATGAGGGAAGCTGAACACAGCGGATAGAAATGGGCTGGGATATGTAATTAGGTTACACTTGCCAAGAGATGTCTCATGTCCCAGATAACCCTTTGGAAGAGTATAAAAGGTCTCTCATCCCAATTTCCTTCATTCGGTTCTCTGTTCCTGTACACCTACATTTGTGTTGCTGAAGGGGTAAGTCcaatttttctatttctcttgAGTTTCTTCAGCTCATACAAGCTTTGGTAGAGTTGGAGTATAATACTCACTCCCCACCTCTGGACCTCGGTGATGCCAGAGCCCAAGTTCCTGTTACCCGCAGGAGCTGTTCTATGAACACAAATGACAAGTGGGATAGATTGGAAAATACAGAGGGAGGACAGTCAGAGGACTTTAtggaaaaaaggctttgaagCTTTGGAGTAGAAGGCACTGGAAGGCCCAGGGCTGCGTACGGGCAACAGATGTTTTGAAtaatttctctctgaaaagCAAGTTGCATCTCTAAAAGGTCGTGTTTTTTAGTGGGGGATATAAATCATCTCCAATACTTAAtcagcactgaaataattttcttatccCTGAAGAACtagacattaggaagaaaatgggGAGTTTGAGAGCAAATTAGAGAATAGAGGTATGCTCACACACATCAGGGCTGCTGTACCAGCATGACCGTCTCTCTCTTCCCTACAGCTTTGCCAATACTCCACAAGATGTGCTCCCGCAGGTCCTGCCACAGCCACGAAACCTCCTGCCACGAATCCCACTCCCCCTGCCATGACTCGGGGCCCTCCTGCCACGACTCCCGGCCCTCCTGCCATTACACCATCCAGAGGCAGCCCGTGCAGAAGTACAACTACGTGACGCCCTGCTGCCCCCCGGTGCAGACCTATTGCCCCCCTGTGCAGCGCTATTGCCCCCCCATGCAGAGCTATTGCCCCCCGGTGCAGCGCTATTGCCCCCCGGCCCCCTACTGCCCCCAGTACACCAAGAACATCTGCAAGCTGCCACCGACGTACCCCAAGTACTAGCAGCAGGATCCAGCCCCAGCACTTGGACCTGCCGGCTCGCTTCTCCCTTGGATGCTCTTGATGCCTGAAGCTTGAACCATGGGCTCTCATTTCCCATTCTAGGCTTGTGTGAATCCTAGAATACTTcatcttttcttcaaaatataaatcagatctgttttaatttatttagcaTGCAAGACCCAGCTTATGTTCTTTTCCAAAAGACTGGGAATTATTTATCTTGGCAATGGCTTGCATACAATGTGTCAACCTCCAAAACACGCAAATGAGacaataaaatttcatttccaaaaatagaaaaagtttacaattttttttattctttgaccTCTTTACTTGAGAATTATCTTTACTTCTGACTTCTTAGACATTgcttctcattcttttctttccaaacttaTCACAAAATACCCACATCCCGAATTTTCAAAGTGAATGAAAGCCAGTCATTCCAGATGCATTTCTACAGCAGCGGAACACATTTATGCGCAACATACAGAGAGCTCAGCTATACCCTGTTTAGCCTAGGACTGTCTTCCTCAGTCCCCTGCTTCAGCGGCACCTCATACTTTATGTGTCACTCTGACTCAGAATTACAAACTTTTTGAGGTGTCCCATAAATGCAAATAGGTGCCCAGAGGTCTTCTCTAACCCGCCTTTTTTAACTGAACTGCAAATTACTGCTCTCAATGAAAACTGcacacacttaaaaataaatgctaaatcTCTGTCTACTTTTTTACAACCTAAGATTATCCTTATCTTCCCAGTCACCAGCCCATCTAGCTGAGACATCTGTTCTAGAACAGGATCGCTCACTTCCTTCTGCCAGTGCCTGTTTCCCTGCATCACAAAGAGCTCGACAACTTAAAGCTTCACCTTAAGTTGCTAACTTTGAGTATCTAAAAAAGGGTGAGGTGAATGCACCCTGCGTGATAGGGAACTGACACAAGGGCCTTCCccaaaaataccattttaaaaaccTAGATGGACAATTTCTACATTATTTATAACTCTCAGCACTTTTCAGAAGACTGCAGGTGAGACTTTCCTAAACAAGGGCTAgctctgaaagatttttttaaaaacttctttttgttgctgaatCACagccttgaaaaataaataaaaagaactttAACCAGGACATGAAACCATGCTTTCCCAGGACGTATTTTCAAGTTCAGAATGAATTAGCATCTCGCAAAATTGTTGTCAGAGTAGCAACGtagcaatacttttttttcccccaaattgGACATGAAAATAAACCCTGAAAGATATGAAGACCACCCCAATAGAGATAGCTGCTCCCTTCTGAACTCGGTGAGCAACTTTCAAGACCCACTTGTTCTAGTTGCATGAGGACAGACCCATGGGATGCTCCTGAGGAGTTCCTGCAGCACCCACCGGGATCAAAGTCACAGGAAAGGAACAATTACCCATTTCATTGTCCTAAATTAAAGCCTGGGGCCACTGTGAGAGAAACTTGGTAGTAAATAGTAAAACGCTGCAATGTGCAAAAACTACAAAACTGCTTAAGATGGGAGCCTGAAGCAATTTGGGATCTGAAAACAGGATGCCAATAGTTAATAGCTTCCCAGCACAAATCCTTCCTGCTTAGGATCTGAAATCCCCTTCTTCTAGGAGGAGTGTAAACAGGATAATATCGTGGCACAATGGAATAACAGCTGATGGGTGATGGACTcacaaacagaatgaaaaaaactggAATTGGGAACATTCTTCTGGTGTCATCTCCGGTGTTGAGGCATTAGGTGCATTTGAGCTAGTCAAGAGGACTTCCCTCTAAGTGGAGTACATGTGAGTTGTGGCTGTTAATTACAGTCCCTTGTGTCACAAAAAAACATATCAATCAAAACGTGAGTCTGCCATGCAGACCAAGGGGCAGCATGCGGGGTAGAGTCAACACTTTTGAATTGTATGTTGATGCAATACTGGTTGCCCAACAACAAATCACTTAATAACTCTGGGGTTAGGctcatttttaatatgtaaatatGCAACTGCCTTCAAAATTCCCTTATAAAGCAGATTGGGAAATTCACTGCCTATTAACAAGTTAAAGAAAAAGTCATAATTGTTCTTCCTGACTCTGTCAAATCGGAAATGCTAAAAACTAGACACAGAAGATGAATGTGACTACTTAATTGTCAGCATTGCCAAGAGATGCATAATTTCTTGGACAACCCTTTGGAAGATATAAAAGTCCGCCATCCCCTGTTCCTCCTTCATTCAGTGTCAGCTCTCAGTGCTCTTCCTTTTgccttctcaaaaaaaaaaaaaaaaaggtaagttgGATTATTTGATATATCTACTATTGAGCAGCAGGAGCTCACATAGGAATTCTAGCTGACTAGTTCTGCATTTAGACCTTGCCTTTGTCTTAgaaatttattaatttcagtgaCTGAGTGCCTGAACCTGTAAGCTACACGAAGGGTGCTCATGGTCTGCTCACAGCAGATGGGATGACCAAAAAATAGGAGTAATTGAAAGACCACGTCTGCAAAGACACAGAGTCTTTGGGATCCAGCAAAGAATGAATTCCCAGACTAGCTGGTGATGGAGGGAAAGACACCTCAGACAAGTCAGTGCAGTTTTAGAAGTAAATTTTACCTTAAAAAGCCAACAGTAGCATCTTGGTAGGGAAATTCCCATCAGAGCTGGGCCATCGTAGAGTATCCCCCAAAAGACAAGGCAATATCACTTTCAGGGTCAAGATACCCCATATAttacaaaacaaaggaaaacaaaacttcccATACCACTACAAAAAAAGATCCAAGGGAAAGGCAGAAGGTTACAGTGGGGCAGCCGTGACAGCTTGATGGTCTCTCTCTTCCCTACAGCTTTGCCGATACTCCAGAAAGATGTGCTCCCGTGGGTCTTGCCATAGCCATGAAACCTCCTGCCACGGATCTCGGTCTTCCTGCCACGGATCCCACTCCTCCTGCCATGACTCGGGGCTCTCCTGCCATTACACCATCCAGAGGCAGCCTGTGGAGTACACCTACATGATGCCCTACTGCCCCCCCCGTGCAGCGCTATTGCCCCCCTGTGCAGCGCTATTGCCCCCCGGCCCCCTACTGCCCCCAGTACACCAAGACCATCTGCAAGCTGCCACCTACATGCCCCAAGTACTAGCAGCAGGATTCGGCCCCAGCACCTGGACCCACCGGCTCGCTCCTCCCTTGGACACTGTGGCCACGGATCACCTCATCCTTACTGAAATCCCTGTGTCTCTGCCATGTGCCTCACTGCTGGTCTGGATGAAGTGTTCCCCTAATTATCATTTAAGGTGTCATTCTTTCTAATTATTCAGGAAATGTTCTTTCTAATTATTTGGTGCATAATTACTGTTGGGAATCTTTCTGTGCCATGCACTTCTCTTTCAGACTCATCTAGGTGAGGGAAACAATAAATCTTGTAATTCATGAGACCCGCATTGTCTTTCTTTATTCGCTTTTTCCTTtagacttttttattttttattaaacttcCGTTAAGTTTCCTCATATTCTCAAAGTGCCACGATAGTTAGCAGCCAATAACAACAATTTCCACCTTCATTTGGGAAAAACGGGACACAttagtaaaggaaaaaattctcaGCTACCATAAACCTACATCAGCCTAAAGGGCTGAACAGAACAAAGTTTCCCCTGCTTACACCAGACTATGAGCTGGTCTACACAGATTTTTGTCCCATCATTttgaaaaaagagcaaagacaATTTAATTCAGGCTCTTTTGTTCTGGAGACAAGCACAGCTCATTAAATGAAAGAGGAATAATTAGTTCATAAGCTGCTAATAATCCTACTCAGTACATGCAATAATTTCCTTCAAGCTCAACTTTGGAACTTGggcaaataaatgttttcaagtatcTTCAGACCTCTGAgcctctgaaaacagaagtcaCAAACTTCTTCATATTCTAGTGTTGTTTGTCACCAATATGTATTTTGGAGCAGAGAAATGGGTTAGACCTCAGAAGGTCCATCTCATGTAAGACTCCTGTGCACTCACGTAGACCAGATCTGAGCACCACAATATGTTATTATGGAGAGCTCATAAACCAAACCTTGCTGAATGTAACTGAGCAAGTACCAGTCACCACATTGCTCTAAAAATGACGCTTCATCACTGGAGGTTGGTCTTCCCTTACATACACCCATAAAAGAACCGCAAGCAATGGGTGGTAACTCTTTAGAGATCATGTTTTCCTTAGCAGGATCTGAATTTAAAagattcagaaacattttttgagGGGGTGTGTAACAACACCCCAGTTTTGGAAGGCTTTTGAGGAGGTAGAAAGATTTCAGATGAACATCAGTGTGCAACTGCAGGCCAAAGCACGGAGGGAAGGAGACACAGCATCGGCTTTGCTGactgggcagctgcagcctctcctgGTGTTGGACCCACAACTGAGTCACAAAATGTCCCTGAGGAATCCGTGCAATCCTCCCTTCCCACACAGAACTCACCACAAGCAACTGTATCGCCTCTAGCCTGAAGAAAAGCTGTAGGACACCCATACTTTAGAGAGAGCTTCTTGTTAGCAGTCAGCGAATTACTCTAATGGGTAACATTTTCCAAAGTTGATGAGTTATGGGCTTCATTTTCTTGTGCTTCAAAGACCAAGTCAAACAGGATTATAAATCCAGCTTTAGTGCCCATAATTTCCCCACTAATGACAGAACCCAATATTTGCTCACCCTTCAGCTCAGATGCTCCCTTTTGCTGAATCCTCTGCTTTCCAGACATCT
Above is a window of Falco biarmicus isolate bFalBia1 chromosome 19, bFalBia1.pri, whole genome shotgun sequence DNA encoding:
- the LOC130141178 gene encoding putative small proline-rich protein 5, whose protein sequence is MCSRRSCHSHETSCHESHSPCHDSGPSCHDSRPSCHYTIQRQPVQKYNYVTPCCPPVQTYCPPVQRYCPPMQSYCPPVQRYCPPAPYCPQYTKNICKLPPTYPKY